The nucleotide sequence CCGTCATCATCCCAACCATGTTCATCATCACCAATTAGCTTACGCTTAGGATCGGTTGAAAGAGTTGTTTTACCTGTACCTGATAGACCAAAGAAAATAGCAACATCACCACTTTCGCCAACGTTTGCGGAGCAGTGCATAGAAGCCATGCCTTTAAGAGGAAGGAAGTAGTTCATCATAGAGAACATACCTTTCTTCATCTCGCCACCGTACCAAGTACCACCAATTAACTGAATGCGTTCAGTTAAATTGAAAGCAACGAAGTTTTCTGAATTCAGACCTTGCGCCTTCCAATTTGGATTTGTACATTTCGCTCCGTTCATCACAATGAAGTCTGGTGTGAAATTCTCCAGCTCTTCTTGTTCAGGACGAATAAACATATTTTTAACAAAATGCGCTTGCCAAGCAACTTCTGTGATAAAACGAACTTTCAAACGTGTATCCGCATTCGCACCACAAAATGCATCGACAACAAACAAACGTTTGCCTGATAGCTGATTGGTTACTAATGATTTTAAGTCAGTCCACACTTCTTGTGAAAGTGGCTTATTATCGTTCTTACCTTTACCCTGATCAGCCCACCATACGGTGTCACGAGTAACATCATCACGAACAATGTATTTATCTTTCGGAGAACGTCCAGTAAATATACCTGTATCAACGGCAATAGCGCCTAACGAGGTTTGTGTGCCTCGCTCGTAACCTGTTAATCCAGGCTTGGTTTCTTCATTAAATAACAGCTCATAACTTGGGTTATAAATGATTTCACTCGTGTCCTTAATACCGTACTGCTGGAGATCCTTAGGGGTAAGACCTTTAACGCTCATAGTTTCGCTCCTGATAAATAGACCTTTCTACGAATAATATTAAGGTGTTACGAGTAATTAACAGCGATTGTTATCAATATTTTGAAAATTTATAATTTTTTTATGTTAAGAACGAGAGCTAATGCACAAAACTACAGAAAAATTGTTGAATAAAAAAGGACGCAAAATGGCGTCCTTTTGATAAAACTGACTTGCTAAATCGAATCAGTGCAATTCAGCGTCGTTCAACTTATTGATATTATTAATATCTTCCTCATTGAAGATATAATGAGTTCCACAATATTCACATTCCATATCAATATTTCCCTGTTCTTGCAACAGGTGAGTTACATCTTCTTTCGACAATGTTACTAATGTATTTTCACAGCGTTCACGTGAACAAGTGCAATGAAATTCAACAGGTTGAGGATCATAAAGAGTGACATCTTCCTCGTGATATAAGCGATGTAAGATCTCTTTAGTATCTAGCGTAAATAGCTCTTCAGCTTTAATTGTGTGCGTTAACTGTGTGAGCAATTCAAAATGTTCAGCAGTATGTTCTGCTGTGAACTCTTCTGATGCAGGCAATATTTGTAATAGCATACCCGCTGCGGCTGGTTTGCCCGCTTGCATACCACTACGAATAAATACGCGTGTAGGTAACTGTTCTGATTGCTTAAAGTAGTTATCAATAC is from Proteus columbae and encodes:
- the hslO gene encoding Hsp33 family molecular chaperone HslO — protein: MSKKDALSRFLFEKNAVRGELVNVTETYQSMLENHHYPEPVQCLLGDLLVATSLLTATLKFEGDITVQIQGDGPVRLAVINGNNNQQMRGVARVGDDVKAGSTLKEMIGNGFMVITVTPEKGERYQGIVALDGETIEACIDNYFKQSEQLPTRVFIRSGMQAGKPAAAGMLLQILPASEEFTAEHTAEHFELLTQLTHTIKAEELFTLDTKEILHRLYHEEDVTLYDPQPVEFHCTCSRERCENTLVTLSKEDVTHLLQEQGNIDMECEYCGTHYIFNEEDINNINKLNDAELH
- the pckA gene encoding phosphoenolpyruvate carboxykinase (ATP), with protein sequence MSVKGLTPKDLQQYGIKDTSEIIYNPSYELLFNEETKPGLTGYERGTQTSLGAIAVDTGIFTGRSPKDKYIVRDDVTRDTVWWADQGKGKNDNKPLSQEVWTDLKSLVTNQLSGKRLFVVDAFCGANADTRLKVRFITEVAWQAHFVKNMFIRPEQEELENFTPDFIVMNGAKCTNPNWKAQGLNSENFVAFNLTERIQLIGGTWYGGEMKKGMFSMMNYFLPLKGMASMHCSANVGESGDVAIFFGLSGTGKTTLSTDPKRKLIGDDEHGWDDDGVFNFEGGCYAKTIHLSKEAEPDIYGAIKRDALLENVVVLSDGSVDFDDGSKTENTRVSYPIYHIDNIVKPVSKAGHAKKVIFLTADAFGVLPPVSRLTPEQTQYHFLSGFTAKLAGTERGVTEPTPTFSACFGAAFLSLHPTQYAEVLVKRMQASGAKAYLVNTGWNGTGKRISIKDTRAIIDAILNGDIDKAPMKTLPVFDLEIPTALPGVNSEILDPRDTYADKTQWDTKADDLADRFVKNFDKYTDTPAGQALTKVGPKR